The following are encoded together in the Thunnus maccoyii chromosome 18, fThuMac1.1, whole genome shotgun sequence genome:
- the prkar1aa gene encoding protein kinase, cAMP-dependent, regulatory, type I, alpha (tissue specific extinguisher 1) a isoform X1 — protein sequence MASSSTSSEEERSLLECEQYVQKHNIQQLLKDCIVQLCTARPERPMAFLKEHFDRLEKQEEAQQMVLQQKSSVRSDSREEEVSPPMNPVVRGRSRRGAISAEVYTEEDAASYVRKVIPKDYKSMAALSKAMERNVLFAHLDDNERSDIFDAMFSVNYIAGETVIQQGDEGDNFYVIDQGDMDVYVNNEWVTSIGEGGSFGELALIYGTPRAASVRAKSNVKLWGIDRDSYRRILMGSTLRKRKMYEVFLSKVSILESLDKWERLTVADALETVQFEDGQKIVVQGEPGDEFFIILEGTAAVLQRRSVDEEFVEVGRLGPSDYFGEIALLMNRPRAATVVACGPLKCVKLDRPRFERVLGPCSDILKRNIEQYNSFVSLSV from the exons ATGGCATCAAGCAGTACGAGCAGCGAGGAGGAGCGGAGTCTGCTCGAGTGTGAGCAGTATGTTCAGAAGCACaacatccagcagctgctcAAGGACTGCATTGTCCAGCTGTGCACAGCCCGGCCTGAGCGGCCCATGGCCTTCCTCAAGGAACACTTTGACAGACTGGAGAAG CAGGAGGAGGCCCAGCAGATGGTGTTGCAGCAGAAGTCCAGTGTGAGATCAGACTCCCGTGAGGAGGAAGTTTCTCCTCCCATGAACCCCGTAGTGAGGGGTCGGAGCCGGAGAGGAGCCATCAGTGCCGAGGTGTACACTGAGGAAGACGCTGCCTCCTATGTCAGAAAG GTCATCCCAAAAGACTACAAGTCCATGGCAGCCCTGTCAAAAGCCATGGAGAGGAACGTGCTGTTTGCCCACTTAGACGACAATGAGAGGAG TGACATTTTCGACGCaatgttttctgtcaactaCATCGCTGGAGAAACAGTCATCCAACAAG GTGATGAGGGAGACAACTTCTATGTTATCGACCAAGGAGACATGGAT GTGTATGTGAACAATGAGTGGGTGACCAGCATCGGTGAGGGAGGCAGTTTCGGGGAGCTGGCTCTGATCTACGGGACCCCTCGAGCAGCTTCAGTCCGGGCCAAGTCCAACGTGAAGCTGTGGGGCATCGACAGAGACAGCTACAGGAGGATTCTGATG gggAGCACATTGAGAAAGCGCAAGATGTACGAGGTGTTCCTCAGCAAGGTGTCCATTTTAG AGTCTCTGGATAAGTGGGAGCGTCTGACGGTGGCTGACGCCTTGGAGACGGTGCAGTTTGAGGACGGTCAGAAAATTGTGGTGCAGGGAGAGCCTGGTGACGAGTTTTTCATCATACTGGAG GGGACAGCAGCGGTGCTGCAGAGGCGGTCAGTGGATGAGGAGTTTGTGGAGGTCGGCAGACTGGGACCATCAGATTACTTTG GTGAGATCGCCCTGCTGATGAATCGGCCCCGTGCTGCCACCGTTGTTGCATGCGGACCCCTCAAGTGTGTGAAACTGGACCGGCCGCGGTTTGAGCGAGTCCTGGGTCCCTGCTCCGACATCCTGAAGAGAAACATCGAGCAATACAACAGCTTTGTTTCCCTCTCCGTCTGA
- the zgc:86896 gene encoding actin-related protein 2/3 complex subunit 1A-A has product MSLYSFGLEPLSCHAWNKDRTQIAVSPNNNVVNIYEKKGKDWVKIHDLTEHSGRITGIDWAPESNRIVTCASDRNAYVWTLKDGMWKPTLVLVRINRAATCVKWSPLENKFALGSGARLISVCYFEKENDWWLSKHIKKPIRSTVLSLNWHPNNILLAAGSADLYCRVFSAYIKDIEDKPGPTAWGAKMPFGEVLLEHKDCGGWVHGVSFSPSGDQLAWVAHNSSIAVVDAAQGKEVTQLSTDRLPLLSVLYVSPTEMVAAGHDCCPYQYTYKGPGALEFVKKLDIPKQSSKSSMSAMQHFRNLDKRATEEDSNELDTLHQNSITQLCVVSGEKAKVEKYSSVGLDGAMVIWDFKH; this is encoded by the exons ATGTCACTCTACAGTTTTGGCCTGGAGCCGCTCTCCTGCCACGCCTGGAACAAAGACAGGACAC AGATTGCAGTGAGTCCCAACAACAATGTGGTGAACATATATGAGAAGAAAGGCAAAGACTGGGTCAAGATCCATGACCTGACTGAGCATAGTGGACGAATCACAG GCATCGACTGGGCCCCAGAATCCAACCGCATTGTGACATGTGCCTCTGACCGCAACGCCTACGTGTGGACTCTGAAGGATGGCATGTGGAAGCCTACCCTGGTGCTGGTGCGCATCAACCGTGCAGCCACCTGTGTGAAGTGGTCACCACTGGAGAACAAGTTTGCCCTGGGCAGCGGGGCTCGCCTCATCTCTGTCTGCTATTTTGAGAAGGAGAATGACTG GTGGCTGAGTAAGCACATCAAGAAGCCCATTCGCTCCACAGTCCTGAGTCTGAACTGGCATCCCAACAACATCCTGCTGGCAGCTGGGTCTGCAGACCTCTACTGCAG GGTCTTCTCAGCCTATATAAAGGACATTGAAGACAAGCCTGGACCTACTGCCTGGGGGGCTAAGATGCCTTTTGGGGAGGTGCTGCTAGAGCATAAGGACTGTGGAGGTTGGGTGCACGGTGTCTCTTTCTCCCCCAGCGGAGACCAGTTGGCCTGGGTGGCCCACAACAGCAGCATCGCAGTGGTTGATGCCGCCCAGGGGAAGGA GGTAACCCAGCTGTCCACCGACCGTCTGCCACTGCTGAGCGTACTGTATGTCAGCCCCACTGAGATGGTTGCTGCG GGTCATGACTGTTGTCCCTACCAGTACACCTATAAAGGTCCAGGTGCTCTGGAGTTTGTAAAGAAGTTGGACATCCCCAAGCAGAGCTCCAAGAGCAGCATGTCAGCCATGCAACACTTCCGCAACCTGGACAAGAGAGCCACTGAGGAGGACAGCAACGAGCTGGACACCCTTCACCAGAACAGCATCAC GCAGCTGTGTGTTGTATCAGGGGAAAAAGCCAAAGTGGAGAAATATAGCAGTGTAGGTCTGGACGGAGCCATGGTGATCTGGGATTTTAAG CATTGA
- the prkar1aa gene encoding protein kinase, cAMP-dependent, regulatory, type I, alpha (tissue specific extinguisher 1) a isoform X2, translating to MASSSTSSEEERSLLECEQYVQKHNIQQLLKDCIVQLCTARPERPMAFLKEHFDRLEKEEAQQMVLQQKSSVRSDSREEEVSPPMNPVVRGRSRRGAISAEVYTEEDAASYVRKVIPKDYKSMAALSKAMERNVLFAHLDDNERSDIFDAMFSVNYIAGETVIQQGDEGDNFYVIDQGDMDVYVNNEWVTSIGEGGSFGELALIYGTPRAASVRAKSNVKLWGIDRDSYRRILMGSTLRKRKMYEVFLSKVSILESLDKWERLTVADALETVQFEDGQKIVVQGEPGDEFFIILEGTAAVLQRRSVDEEFVEVGRLGPSDYFGEIALLMNRPRAATVVACGPLKCVKLDRPRFERVLGPCSDILKRNIEQYNSFVSLSV from the exons ATGGCATCAAGCAGTACGAGCAGCGAGGAGGAGCGGAGTCTGCTCGAGTGTGAGCAGTATGTTCAGAAGCACaacatccagcagctgctcAAGGACTGCATTGTCCAGCTGTGCACAGCCCGGCCTGAGCGGCCCATGGCCTTCCTCAAGGAACACTTTGACAGACTGGAGAAG GAGGAGGCCCAGCAGATGGTGTTGCAGCAGAAGTCCAGTGTGAGATCAGACTCCCGTGAGGAGGAAGTTTCTCCTCCCATGAACCCCGTAGTGAGGGGTCGGAGCCGGAGAGGAGCCATCAGTGCCGAGGTGTACACTGAGGAAGACGCTGCCTCCTATGTCAGAAAG GTCATCCCAAAAGACTACAAGTCCATGGCAGCCCTGTCAAAAGCCATGGAGAGGAACGTGCTGTTTGCCCACTTAGACGACAATGAGAGGAG TGACATTTTCGACGCaatgttttctgtcaactaCATCGCTGGAGAAACAGTCATCCAACAAG GTGATGAGGGAGACAACTTCTATGTTATCGACCAAGGAGACATGGAT GTGTATGTGAACAATGAGTGGGTGACCAGCATCGGTGAGGGAGGCAGTTTCGGGGAGCTGGCTCTGATCTACGGGACCCCTCGAGCAGCTTCAGTCCGGGCCAAGTCCAACGTGAAGCTGTGGGGCATCGACAGAGACAGCTACAGGAGGATTCTGATG gggAGCACATTGAGAAAGCGCAAGATGTACGAGGTGTTCCTCAGCAAGGTGTCCATTTTAG AGTCTCTGGATAAGTGGGAGCGTCTGACGGTGGCTGACGCCTTGGAGACGGTGCAGTTTGAGGACGGTCAGAAAATTGTGGTGCAGGGAGAGCCTGGTGACGAGTTTTTCATCATACTGGAG GGGACAGCAGCGGTGCTGCAGAGGCGGTCAGTGGATGAGGAGTTTGTGGAGGTCGGCAGACTGGGACCATCAGATTACTTTG GTGAGATCGCCCTGCTGATGAATCGGCCCCGTGCTGCCACCGTTGTTGCATGCGGACCCCTCAAGTGTGTGAAACTGGACCGGCCGCGGTTTGAGCGAGTCCTGGGTCCCTGCTCCGACATCCTGAAGAGAAACATCGAGCAATACAACAGCTTTGTTTCCCTCTCCGTCTGA